In Candidatus Flexicrinis proximus, the following are encoded in one genomic region:
- the rplI gene encoding 50S ribosomal protein L9 — MKVILLNYVYKHGVAGEVINVADGFARNFLIPRGLAVKATEGELKRASNLREQASAKRAALDNQLNELARIIDGVELIFGRRAATTGKLFGSVTTQEIADELNRVTGVDINRRRISQQLLREVGTHTVPVRLGTEHSPALKVTIVREEEMNEFLAKRASASHAAEAAEAAAEGTPSDAAEAVEASANE, encoded by the coding sequence CTGGTGAGGTGATTAACGTCGCCGACGGCTTCGCCCGGAACTTCCTGATTCCGCGCGGCTTGGCGGTCAAAGCAACGGAAGGCGAGCTCAAGCGTGCGTCGAACCTGCGCGAACAGGCGTCGGCAAAGCGTGCAGCTTTGGACAACCAGCTAAATGAACTTGCACGGATTATTGACGGCGTTGAGCTGATTTTTGGCCGGCGCGCCGCGACGACTGGCAAACTGTTTGGTTCGGTGACAACGCAGGAAATCGCCGACGAACTCAACCGCGTCACCGGCGTTGATATTAACCGCCGCCGCATAAGTCAGCAGCTCCTGCGCGAAGTCGGGACCCATACGGTGCCTGTGCGGCTGGGTACTGAGCACTCTCCCGCGCTCAAAGTAACGATTGTGCGTGAAGAGGAAATGAACGAATTCCTGGCGAAACGCGCTTCTGCGTCCCATGCAGCCGAAGCCGCTGAGGCCGCTGCTGAGGGCACCCCCTCAGACGCTGCCGAGGCTGTCGAGGCCAGCGCCAACGAGTAA